In Elaeis guineensis isolate ETL-2024a chromosome 1, EG11, whole genome shotgun sequence, a genomic segment contains:
- the LOC105038462 gene encoding pentatricopeptide repeat-containing protein At3g63370, chloroplastic-like, whose protein sequence is MCLGFCWFLSTKLMFMYGKFGHLSSAQRLFEEMPQRTIFTWNTLIEVYASHGLPFKAIELYHEMWMSRLMPDACTFASVLNACNGLEDIHCGTEIHDVAIKYGSDSTTFVANALFFMYAKFEQFDSAMLLFEKLHGAFCA, encoded by the coding sequence ATGTGTTTGGGCTTCTGTTGGTTTCTTAGCACCAAGCTCATGTTCATGTATGGAAAATTTGGGCATCTATCATCTGCTCAACGGTTGTTCGAAGAAATGCCCCAAAGGACAATCTTTACATGGAACACCCTTATCGAAGTGTATGCCTCCCATGGCCTGCCTTTTAAGGCCATTGAACTTTATCATGAAATGTGGATGTCGAGGTTAATGCCCGAtgcttgcacttttgcttctgtccTTAATGCCTGCAATGGGCTTGAAGATATCCATTGTGGAACAGAGATTCATGATGTGGCGATTAAGTATGGTTCTGACTCCACCACTTTTGTGGCCAATGCACTATTTTTCATGTATGCAAAGTTCGAGCAGTTTGATTCTGCAATGTTGTTGTTTGAAAAGTTGCATGGTGCTTTTTGTGCTTAA
- the LOC140854754 gene encoding uncharacterized protein, with product MVGRVIPYVAFESGDIMRRRGRYAGVQFQFSQTEAGTSSSAQQPEASSAAQHSEPYPSSSAQHDPPVHQPDDEIYVQDGSGRVRPRRGPTVVRDVWQIREGERIVVECNQLGQPIKKAACLLTSFLGTVARRPQLCPLGYAKWNDMLPTYKVELLRVIESKFVLPPSTHDFVMKSLNRKWKEYRAQLKKDYMRQGMTEEEVARNCPPDVPPHQWMELVHYWFSERAQTYSAIGRAARAAQSVPHTSGSKSYTRLRQEFEDEHGREPGQVEFYRMTHTHQDGTFVRDESRDLYGKEKGLQAGHPLTVRLPTIVVTTLA from the exons atggttggtcgagttattccctatgtggctttcgaatcag gtgacatcatgcgtcgcaggggacgatatgctggtgtgcagtttcagttttcacagacagaggccggtacgtcttcttcagcacagcagcctgaggccagttcagctgcacagcattctgagccctatccttcatcatcagcacagcacgatcctcctgttcatcagccagatgatgagatatacgtgcagg acggatccgggagagtacgccccagacgtggacccacagtagtacgagatgtgtggcagatacgtgagggcgagaggattgttgtggagtgcaatcagctaggtcagccaattaagaaagctgcctgcttattgacttcatttttggggactgttgctcggaggcctcagctatgtccgttgggctatgcaaaatggaatgacatgcttccaacgtacaaagttgagctcctccgagttatagag agcaagtttgttctccctccatccactcatgattttgtaatgaagtctctcaaccgcaaatggaaagaatatagagcacaattgaagaaggactatatgagacagggtatgacagaggaggaggttgctaggaattgtcctcctgatgtaccacctcatcagtggatggagttggttcattattggttctctgagagggcacag acttattctgctattggtagagctgcacgagcagctcaatctgttcctcatacatcggggtcgaagagttatacacgactccgacaggagttt gaggatgagcatgggagggaacccggacaagtggagttttaccggatgactcatactcatcaggatggtacttttgttcgagatgagtcaagagatttatat GGGAAGGAGAAAGGGCTTCAGGCCGGCCACCCCCTTACGGTGCGGCTCCCCACAATAGTGGTTACGACACTAGCATGA